The Roseofilum reptotaenium CS-1145 genome includes the window GAATCCTGGGGTAGCTTCCATCGGTTCTGGGTACTTTGCTAGACCGGGGAATGGTCTAGTTTTAGTCTTAGCCTCACTGCCAGAGGAAGGAGTCTTGATGCGCTTGACCCAAAAATTGGGTTTCAAGCCCCGCCCTTTAGCTTCGCTGTGGGCGGCTTTTCTCCTTGTTGTTGAATGTATTGCTTAATCTTTTCTATCGGCGCACCTCCACAAGAAATAGCAAAATAACTCGGAGACCAAA containing:
- a CDS encoding transposase; the protein is WSPSYFAISCGGAPIEKIKQYIQQQGEKPPTAKLKGGA